In Deltaproteobacteria bacterium, a single window of DNA contains:
- a CDS encoding DUF1285 domain-containing protein, whose product MNKEAEPFSMDPKDWPDNLPPCLIHVDKEGRMWHFGAEMIHEGINRLLTDHVELDEKGRYIINFRGQRCFVEVEDTFFVIIRLDYRPADDQVPERYLITLNDGSQEELDPAALTIGQENVIYARVKSSRFPARFLRRAYYQLAEYVVERGKGFVLPCQGHDYPVR is encoded by the coding sequence ATGAACAAAGAAGCCGAACCTTTCAGCATGGACCCGAAAGACTGGCCGGATAATCTCCCGCCGTGCCTTATCCACGTGGACAAGGAAGGCCGCATGTGGCACTTCGGCGCCGAGATGATCCATGAAGGCATCAACCGCCTCCTGACGGATCACGTCGAGCTGGACGAAAAGGGCCGGTACATCATTAATTTCAGGGGACAGCGATGCTTCGTTGAAGTGGAAGATACCTTTTTCGTCATCATTCGTCTTGACTATCGCCCGGCTGACGATCAAGTGCCGGAGAGATACCTCATTACTCTCAACGATGGCAGCCAGGAGGAACTGGACCCCGCCGCTCTGACCATCGGCCAGGAGAACGTGATCTACGCTCGAGTCAAATCCAGCCGCTTCCCGGCCCGCTTTCTTCGCCGGGCTTACTACCAATTGGCTGAATACGTGGTTGAAAGAGGCAAGGGCTTCGTGTTGCCTTGCCAGGGGCATGATTATCCTGTCAGGTAA
- a CDS encoding D-tyrosyl-tRNA(Tyr) deacylase translates to MKAVIQRVSQARVLVEAEEVGAIGPGLVILLGVGQADSVKDVEYLASKIVHLRIFSDEAGKMNRSLLDTRGQALIVSQFTLWGDCRKGRRPSFVEAAPAELAEKLYLEFVKKVSETGVTTATGRFGALMQLHLVNHGPVTLVLDSQKR, encoded by the coding sequence ATGAAGGCCGTCATCCAGCGTGTCAGCCAGGCCAGGGTTCTGGTTGAGGCCGAAGAGGTTGGCGCCATCGGTCCCGGGCTGGTCATCCTTCTGGGCGTCGGTCAGGCGGACTCTGTTAAGGATGTGGAATACCTGGCCTCGAAAATCGTCCACTTACGTATATTTTCCGATGAGGCTGGCAAAATGAACCGCTCTCTCCTGGACACCCGCGGCCAGGCCCTGATTGTTTCCCAGTTTACCCTGTGGGGCGACTGCCGCAAAGGGCGCCGGCCTTCTTTTGTCGAGGCCGCCCCTGCCGAGCTGGCCGAAAAGCTCTACCTTGAGTTTGTCAAAAAAGTAAGCGAAACAGGCGTCACCACCGCCACCGGGCGATTTGGGGCCCTGATGCAGCTCCACCTGGTCAACCACGGCCCGGTCACCTTAGTACTCGATAGCCAGAAGCGATAA